One Bdellovibrio bacteriovorus str. Tiberius DNA segment encodes these proteins:
- a CDS encoding NADH-quinone oxidoreductase subunit B, giving the protein MTGTQAVDDMSRGFAFTSKLDAIVAWGRKNSLWPMPYGTACCGIEFMSVMGPKYDLARFGAEVARFSPRQADLLVVAGTITEKMAPVIVRIYQQMLEPKYVLSMGACASSGGFYRAYHVLQGVDKVIPVDVYIPGCPPTPEAVMDGIMALQRMIATHQPRPWKDNWKSPYEQA; this is encoded by the coding sequence ATGACCGGAACCCAAGCTGTAGATGATATGTCGCGAGGTTTTGCTTTCACGTCAAAGCTTGATGCTATTGTTGCGTGGGGAAGAAAAAACTCTCTGTGGCCAATGCCGTACGGTACTGCTTGTTGCGGTATCGAGTTCATGTCCGTGATGGGTCCCAAGTATGACTTGGCTCGTTTCGGTGCGGAAGTGGCGCGCTTCTCTCCACGTCAGGCGGACTTGCTTGTCGTCGCGGGAACCATCACCGAGAAAATGGCTCCGGTGATCGTGCGTATCTATCAGCAGATGCTGGAACCCAAATACGTGTTGTCCATGGGCGCTTGCGCAAGCTCCGGTGGTTTCTACCGTGCTTACCACGTTCTTCAGGGCGTTGATAAAGTCATCCCTGTCGACGTTTACATCCCGGGTTGCCCTCCGACACCAGAAGCGGTGATGGACGGTATCATGGCTTTGCAGCGTATGATCGCGACACATCAACCACGCCCTTGGAAAGACAACTGGAAGAGCCCATATGAACAAGCTTGA
- a CDS encoding S8 family peptidase, with product MKKMALYVASAILALSGVASANSQKQDLLIKLAPGFVELEIQGAKVEKLSESWVRVQAPRRMSLQSLEKNPAIEYVQPNYKISLLEDYKIEDPLRRAALAKMLSRNPQLRAAARQDNPAIPDAPQPTTGADPLFSKQWGMLDIGVIDGWKVTKGNPEMIVAVIDTGVDYTHEDLLPNLWRNAGEIPDNGIDDDGNGYIDDVIGWDFVTNDNKPYDLAVDSLDGLFKGGNPGHGTHCAGNVAARGDNGKGIAGVAPNVKIMSLRFIGMTGGGTTADAIKSIRYAVDNGAKIMNNSWGSEGEEPGAPENQALRDAVQYAQDKGVLFIAAAGNGHRGVGYDNDTDKLPAYPASYDHDIIISVAALDSSDRLGSFSNWGQKSVDIGAPGVKVYSTTVAQSYSDTVIDKFGFKATWDGTSMAAPHVAGAAALYWSAHPEKSWQDVKAAIIGSARKINALDRKSVSGGKLDVKALMNY from the coding sequence ATGAAGAAGATGGCACTGTACGTTGCTTCTGCCATTCTTGCTTTGTCCGGAGTGGCATCTGCCAACTCTCAAAAGCAAGATTTGCTTATTAAACTGGCACCTGGCTTCGTCGAATTGGAAATTCAGGGCGCAAAAGTCGAAAAATTGAGCGAATCCTGGGTTCGCGTTCAAGCTCCCCGCCGCATGAGCCTTCAATCTTTGGAAAAGAATCCGGCAATCGAGTACGTTCAACCGAACTACAAAATCTCCCTTTTGGAAGATTATAAAATCGAAGATCCTCTTCGCCGTGCCGCTTTGGCAAAGATGCTTTCAAGAAATCCTCAGCTTCGTGCAGCCGCTCGCCAGGACAACCCGGCGATTCCTGACGCTCCGCAACCAACGACCGGGGCAGATCCTTTGTTCTCCAAACAGTGGGGCATGCTGGATATCGGTGTGATTGACGGCTGGAAAGTGACCAAAGGCAATCCGGAAATGATCGTGGCGGTTATCGACACTGGTGTCGACTATACTCACGAAGACCTTCTGCCAAATCTTTGGAGAAACGCCGGCGAAATCCCTGACAACGGCATCGACGATGACGGTAACGGTTACATCGACGACGTGATCGGCTGGGACTTTGTGACCAACGACAATAAACCTTATGACCTTGCGGTGGATTCTTTGGACGGTTTGTTCAAAGGTGGCAATCCGGGTCACGGTACTCACTGTGCTGGCAACGTGGCAGCTCGTGGCGACAACGGCAAAGGTATTGCTGGCGTGGCACCGAATGTGAAAATCATGTCTTTGCGTTTCATCGGCATGACTGGCGGCGGGACCACGGCTGATGCGATCAAATCCATCCGCTATGCAGTTGATAACGGCGCGAAAATCATGAACAACTCATGGGGTTCTGAAGGTGAAGAGCCTGGCGCTCCTGAAAATCAGGCTTTGCGTGATGCTGTTCAATACGCTCAGGACAAAGGTGTTCTGTTCATCGCAGCGGCTGGTAACGGTCACCGCGGTGTGGGTTATGATAACGATACAGACAAGCTTCCGGCTTACCCTGCGTCTTATGATCATGACATCATCATCTCTGTGGCGGCATTGGATTCTTCCGACCGTCTGGGTTCTTTCTCTAACTGGGGTCAGAAGTCTGTGGATATCGGTGCTCCGGGCGTGAAGGTTTATTCCACGACTGTGGCACAAAGCTACAGCGATACTGTTATCGATAAATTTGGCTTCAAAGCCACTTGGGATGGTACATCCATGGCAGCGCCTCACGTTGCTGGTGCAGCGGCACTTTACTGGTCTGCCCACCCGGAAAAATCCTGGCAGGATGTAAAAGCGGCGATCATCGGATCTGCTCGCAAG
- the nuoD gene encoding NADH dehydrogenase (quinone) subunit D, which produces MNKLENLKQLLAGKFKIENFKFTHAVGDDVIEVPKEDAPALLLFLRESGQFDFLMDVCGADYPSREKRFDVVYNLFNSKDSSRLRVKAQVGEGESIGTVIPAYRGADWFEREAYDMYGIIFDGHPNLRKILTHHQFVGHPLRKDYDANNQQACTNSLPIHFNNEPGSPGDVLNDKYLPLNIGPSHTAMHGTLRVMAEMDGETIIRCNNEIGYLHRCFEKMAETHPYNQVIPYTDRLNYCSAPMNNIGYCKAVERLLGVEIPPKAQAMRVILAELSRIIDHTIAIGTGAMDLGALTSFFYMFGMREKVYGLFEKLCGARLTVSMTRIGGMAQDAPEGWFDEVLALCKEIRKGTDEMAAMVVDNKIFIQRTKNVCPVSAQDAIQWGYTGPLLRAAGVNLDLRKAQPYYGYDALDFDVPVGTNGDIYDRYLVRFEEMRQSVRIIEQVCKNVPGGDYTIRDKGIVLPEKKDVYGNIEGLMNHFMLIIKGLRPPVGEVYDATEAANGELGFYLVSDGSANPYRLKVRPPCFAIYQSFPTVVKGAMLADAIATVASMNLIAGELDR; this is translated from the coding sequence ATGAACAAGCTTGAAAATCTGAAACAGCTTCTGGCTGGCAAATTTAAAATTGAGAACTTCAAGTTCACTCACGCTGTTGGCGATGACGTGATTGAAGTTCCTAAAGAAGACGCTCCGGCGCTGTTGTTGTTCCTTCGTGAAAGCGGCCAGTTCGATTTCCTGATGGACGTGTGCGGTGCGGACTATCCAAGCCGTGAAAAGCGTTTTGACGTTGTTTACAACCTGTTTAACTCCAAAGACTCTTCTCGTCTGCGCGTGAAAGCGCAAGTGGGTGAGGGCGAGTCCATCGGTACAGTGATTCCCGCTTACCGTGGTGCTGACTGGTTCGAACGTGAAGCGTACGACATGTACGGTATCATCTTCGACGGTCACCCGAACCTGCGCAAAATCCTGACTCACCACCAGTTCGTGGGTCACCCTTTGCGCAAGGACTACGATGCGAACAATCAGCAGGCGTGCACAAACTCCCTGCCGATCCATTTCAACAACGAGCCGGGCTCTCCTGGTGACGTATTGAATGACAAGTATCTTCCATTGAACATCGGTCCTTCCCATACAGCGATGCACGGAACTTTGCGTGTGATGGCTGAAATGGACGGCGAGACGATCATCCGTTGCAACAACGAGATTGGTTACCTGCACCGTTGTTTCGAAAAAATGGCAGAGACTCACCCGTACAATCAGGTGATCCCTTACACAGACCGTCTGAACTACTGCTCTGCTCCGATGAACAATATCGGTTACTGCAAAGCGGTTGAAAGACTTTTGGGCGTGGAAATCCCGCCAAAAGCGCAGGCGATGCGTGTAATTCTGGCTGAACTTTCCCGTATCATCGATCACACGATCGCAATCGGTACTGGCGCGATGGACTTGGGGGCTTTGACCAGCTTCTTCTATATGTTCGGTATGCGTGAAAAAGTTTACGGTCTGTTTGAAAAACTTTGCGGTGCCCGTCTGACAGTGTCCATGACCCGTATCGGTGGTATGGCTCAGGATGCGCCGGAAGGCTGGTTCGACGAAGTTCTGGCTCTTTGCAAAGAAATCCGCAAAGGCACAGACGAAATGGCGGCGATGGTTGTTGATAATAAAATCTTCATCCAGCGTACTAAAAACGTCTGCCCGGTTTCTGCTCAGGATGCGATCCAGTGGGGTTACACCGGTCCGTTGCTGCGTGCCGCGGGTGTGAACCTGGATTTGCGTAAAGCTCAGCCATACTATGGTTACGACGCTTTGGATTTTGATGTTCCAGTTGGAACCAACGGTGACATCTATGACCGTTACCTGGTTCGTTTCGAGGAAATGCGTCAGTCCGTTCGTATCATTGAACAAGTCTGCAAAAACGTTCCTGGTGGCGATTACACAATCCGCGACAAAGGCATCGTTCTTCCAGAGAAAAAAGACGTTTACGGCAACATCGAAGGTTTGATGAATCACTTCATGCTGATCATCAAAGGTCTTCGCCCACCAGTGGGTGAAGTTTACGATGCGACAGAGGCGGCCAACGGTGAGTTGGGCTTCTATCTGGTCAGCGATGGTTCCGCGAATCCTTACCGTTTGAAAGTTCGTCCACCTTGCTT